The Lucilia cuprina isolate Lc7/37 chromosome 5, ASM2204524v1, whole genome shotgun sequence genome includes a window with the following:
- the LOC111683620 gene encoding tyrosine 3-monooxygenase, with the protein MMAVAAAQKNREMFAIKKSYSIENGYPSRRRSLVDDARFESLVVKQTKQIVLEEARTKANDGTLEEAILQAKGEHVPNQEQIELQDEQQLENLDVVDDIQQPVFNEDDNHDDLPADLEQTQENDSQESTDKNNTEDAGLTEDEIVLANAVSESAEAENVMQNAALIVRLKEGITSLGRILKAIENYHGSIQHVESRQSRSDGADHDVLIKLNMTRGNLLQLIRSLRQSGSFSSINLLADNNISVKAPWFPKHASELDNCNHLMTKYEPDLDMNHPGFADKVYRQRRKEIAEIAFAYKYGDPIPHINYTEVENKTWRSVFRTVKELSPKHACAEYRAAFKKLEDENIFVEEHLPQLQEMSDFLRKNTGFTLRPAAGLLTARDFLASLAFRIFQSTQYVRHVNSPYHTPEPDCIHELLGHMPLLADPSFAQFSQEIGLASLGASDEEIEKLSTVYWFTVEFGLCKEHGQIKAYGAGLLSSYGELLHAISDKCEHRAFEPASTAVQPYQDQEYQPIYYVAESFEDAKDKFRRWVSTMSRPFEVRFNPHTERVEILDSVDKLETLLQQMNTEILHLTNAINKMRRPF; encoded by the exons ATGATGGCTGTAGCTGCTGCTCAAAAGAATCGCGAAATGTTCGCTATTAAAAAATCATACAGTATTGAG aaTGGTTATCCCTCTCGTCGTCGCTCTTTGGTGGACGATGCCCGTTTTGAAAGTTTGGTTGTcaagcaaacaaaacaaattgtctTGGAGGAGGCTCGCACTAAAGCCAATG atggCACCTTGGAAGAGGCCATTTTGCAAGCCAAAGGTGAACATGTTCCAAATCAAGAACAAATTGAATTACAAGATGAACAACAATTAGAAAATCTAGATGTTGTTGATGACATCCAACAGCCCGTTTTTAATGAag atgATAATCATGATGATTTACCAGCTGACTTAGAACAAACTCAGGAAAATGATTCGCAAGAATCAACAGATAAAAATAATACAGAGG ATGCTGGTTTAACTGAAGATGAAATTGTCTTGGCCAATGCTGTATCTGAATCAGCTGAAGCTGAAAATGTCATGCAAAATGCTGCTTTGATTGTACGCCTTAAAGAGGGTATTACCTCTTTGGGTCGTATTTTAAAGGCCATTGAAAACTATCATGGTTCCATACAACATGTAGAATCACGTCAATCACGCTCTGATGGTGCTGATCATGATGTTCTAATCAAATTGAACATGACTCGTGGCAATCTATTGCAATTGATACGATCTTTGCGTCAATCGGGCTCTTTCAGCAGCATTAACTTGTTGGCTGACAATAATATCAGCGTTAAGGCACCTTGGTTCCCCAAGCATGCCTCCGAATTGGATAACTGTAATCATTTGATGACTAAATATGAACCCGATTTGGATATGAATCATCCTGGTTTTGCTGATAAAGTCTATAGACAACGTCGCAAGGAAATTGCCGAAATTGCTTTCGCCTACAAGTATGGCGATCCCATTCCACACATTAACTACACCGAAGTTGAGAACAAGACCTGGCGTTCGGTTTTCCGTACAGTTAAGGAATTATCACCTAAACATGCCTGTGCTGAGTATCGTGCTGCTTTCAAGAAATTAGAAGATGAGAATATTTTCGTTGAGGAACATTTGCCTCAATTGCAAGAGATGTCGGATTTCTTGCGTAAGAATACCGGTTTTACATTGAGACCAGCTGCTGGTTTATTGACTGCTCGCGATTTCTTGGCCTCATTGGCCTTCCGTATTTTCCAAAGTACTCAGTATGTGCGTCATGTTAACTCACCCTATCATACACCAGAACc CGATTGCATTCATGAATTGTTGGGTCATATGCCTTTGTTGGCTGATCCCAGTTTTGCTCAATTCTCACAGGAAATTGGTTTAGCTTCATTGGGTGCTTCGGatgaagaaattgaaaaattgtccact GTCTACTGGTTTACTGTTGAATTCGGTCTCTGCAAAGAACATGGACAAATTAAAGCTTATGGTGCTGGTCTTTTGTCCTCCTATGGTGAATTGTTGCATGCCATTTCCGATAAATGTGAACATCGTGCTTTTGAACCTGCTTCCACCGCTGTACAACCCTATCAGGATCAAGAATATCAACCCATTTACTATGTAGCCGAAAGTTTTGAAGATGCCAAAGACAAATTCCGTCGTTGGGTATCCACCATGTCTAGACCGTTCGAAGTGCGTTTCAATCCTCATACTGAACGTGTAGAAATCTTAGATTCGGTCGATAAATTGGAAACTTTATTGCAACAAATGAACACTGAAATTTTACATTTGACCAATGCCATCAATAAAATGCGTCGTCCCTTTTAA